In Vulpes vulpes isolate BD-2025 unplaced genomic scaffold, VulVul3 Bu000000655, whole genome shotgun sequence, one DNA window encodes the following:
- the LOC140596641 gene encoding small ribosomal subunit protein uS11 isoform X2, which yields MAPRKGKEKKEEQVISLGPQVAEGENVFGVCHIFASFNDTFVHVTDLSGKETICRVTGGMKVKADRDESSPYAAMLAAQDVAQRCKELGITALHIKLRATGGNRTKTPGPGAQSALRALARSGMKIGRIEDVTPIPSDSTRRKGGRRGRRL from the coding sequence ATGGCACCTCgtaaggggaaggaaaagaaggaagaacaggtcATCAGCCTTGGACCTCAAGTTGCTGAAGGAGAAAATGTGTTTGGTGTCTGCCACATATTTGCATCCTTCAATGACACTTTTGTCCATGTCACTGATCTTTCTGGCAAGGAAACCATCTGTCGTGTAACTGGTGGGATGAAGGTGAAGGCTGACCGAGATGAGTCTTCTCCCTACGCTGCCATGTTGGCTGCCCAGGATGTAGCCCAGAGGTGCAAGGAGCTGGGTATCACTGCTCTCCACATCAAACTCCGAgccacaggaggaaatagaaccaAGACCCCTGGACCTGGGGCCCAGTCAGCCCTCAGAGCCCTTGCCCGCTCAGGAATGAAGATTGGGCGGATTGAGGacgtcacccccatcccctccgaTAGCACCCGCAGGAAGGGGGGTCGCCGTGGTCGCCGTCTGTGA